In a single window of the Lacerta agilis isolate rLacAgi1 chromosome 15, rLacAgi1.pri, whole genome shotgun sequence genome:
- the DUSP26 gene encoding dual specificity protein phosphatase 26 has product MSFLSRFSRNGSRAPSRRIHDDTVSHPILSIFELERLLYTGKTACNHADEVWPGLYLGDQDIAANRRELARLNITHILNASHSKWRGGADYYEGTGICYLGIEAHDSPSFDMSPYFDPAADFIHKALSRTRGRILVHCAVGVSRSATLVLAYLMIYHHLTLVEAIKTVKDHRGIIPNRGFLRQLAALDNSLRLKQRP; this is encoded by the exons ATGTCCTTCTTGTCCCGGTTCTCCCGGAACGGATCCAGGGCTCCCAGCCGGCGGATTCACGATGACACCGTCAGCCACCCCATCCTCAGCATCTTTGAACTGGAGAGGCTGCTCTACACAGGGAAGACAGCCTGCAACCATGCTGATGAAGTGTGGCCAGGACTCTACCTGGGAGATCA agATATAGCTGCCAACCGCAGGGAGCTGGCGCGCCTGAACATCACCCACATCCTCAATGCCTCGCACAGCAAGTGGCGGGGAGGGGCCGATTACTATGAAGGCACTGGCATCTGCTACCTGGGCATCGAGGCCCACGACTCGCCCAGTTTCGACATGAGCCCCTACTTTGATCCCGCCGCTGACTTCATCCACAAGGCGCTGAGCAGGACTAGAG GAAGGATCCTTGTTCACTGTGCCGTGGGGGTGAGCAGATCAGCCACTTTGGTCCTCGCCTACCTCATGATTTACCATCACTTGACCTTGGTGGAGGCCATAAAGACCGTCAAGGACCACCGAGGCATCATCCCCAACCGGGGTTTCCTACGTCAGTTGGCTGCCCTGGACAACTCCCTCAGGTTGAAGCAGAGGCCATGA